The Nitrospirota bacterium genome has a window encoding:
- a CDS encoding NAD(+)/NADH kinase has protein sequence MKKIALICKAGRPEAIEVVKALLPWLRERGIEAFVDLESATDLNIKGYPRPEIPSLVDVIIVLGGDGTLLSVARLVGDRGVPILGVNLGGLGFITEVTISEIYESIEKIVSNQCPSEERVMLTARIHRHRESIAEYSVLNDVVINKGALARMIELDTYINHRYVTSFRADGLIVSTPTGSTAYSLSAGGPILYPTLESFVMTPICPHTLTNRPIVLPDSFVVEAVIKAGEDVFLTLDGQVGFSLKVGDTVEVKKARFKTKLLLPSSRDYFQVLRAKLKWGER, from the coding sequence ATAAAGAAAATAGCATTAATATGCAAAGCTGGCAGACCAGAGGCCATCGAAGTTGTGAAGGCCCTTTTGCCGTGGCTCAGGGAACGGGGTATTGAGGCTTTTGTTGATCTGGAATCAGCAACAGATTTGAATATAAAGGGTTATCCAAGGCCTGAAATCCCATCCCTTGTAGATGTTATTATTGTCCTCGGCGGAGATGGTACTCTGTTAAGTGTTGCCCGACTTGTTGGAGACAGGGGTGTGCCGATACTCGGCGTAAACCTTGGCGGCCTTGGATTTATTACAGAGGTGACCATATCTGAGATTTATGAGAGCATCGAAAAGATCGTCTCCAATCAGTGCCCATCCGAAGAGAGGGTGATGCTTACTGCCCGTATCCACCGCCACAGGGAAAGCATTGCTGAATATAGCGTCCTTAATGATGTGGTTATAAATAAGGGTGCCCTTGCGAGGATGATTGAGCTGGATACCTATATAAATCACCGGTATGTGACGAGCTTCAGGGCTGATGGCCTGATTGTTTCCACGCCTACAGGCTCAACGGCCTATTCCCTTTCTGCAGGAGGACCTATATTGTATCCAACACTCGAATCTTTTGTAATGACCCCTATATGCCCTCATACACTGACCAACAGACCCATTGTCCTGCCTGACAGCTTCGTTGTTGAGGCCGTTATAAAAGCAGGTGAAGATGTCTTTCTTACACTTGATGGACAGGTTGGATTTTCATTAAAAGTAGGTGATACTGTTGAAGTTAAAAAAGCGCGTTTCAAGACAAAACTCCTCCTTCCCAG